The region CGGTCCACGGTCATCCCCCGGTCGACAGCCTTGCACATGTCGTAGATGGTGAGCGCCGCAACCGCCACCGCCACCAGGGCCTCCATCTCCACCCCGGTGCGGGCCACCGTGCGGGCCACCGCCTCGACGGCCACGCGGTCCGGCGGTGCGGGGCGGCAGGTCACCTGGACGTCGGTCAGGGGAATGGGGTGAGCCAGCGGGATCACTTCGTGCGTCCGTTTGGCGGCCATCACCCCCGCCACCTGGGCCAGGGTGAGGACGTCGCCCTTGGCCACCTGGTTCTCCTGGATGAGCCGCAGGGTCTGCGGCCGCATCACCACCTCGCCGCGGGCTACCGCCTGGCGCGCCGTCTCAGGCTTGCTCCCCACGTCCACCATCCGCGCCCGACCCGAGCGGTCCAGGTGGGTGAGGCGGCGCCTAGTCCTCAAGCAGCTCCACCTCCACGGGCTCGCCGACATCCACCCGGGCTCCGGCAGGGACAATGACGATCCCGTCCGCGCGCACCATGGAGGTGAGCAGGCCGGACTGGGCCGGGAGCGGATGTGCCCACAGGTCCTCCCCGCGTGCTTCCAGGGCAACGCGGGCGTGCTCCTCCCGCTCCGCCGGGGCTACAAGTGCGCGCGCGGCCCGCGCGCGGATCCGGACGCCGGGCCTGGGGTCCTCCGCCAGCCCCAGCAGCCGCGCCAGTACGGGACGGACGAAGACGTCGAAGATGACCATGGCTGAGACCGGGTTCCCGGGCAGCCCGATCACCGGCCGGGTGCCAGCGACCGCCAGTACTGTGGGCTTCCCCGGCCGGATGGCCACTCCGCGGACGACGATGCCCGGCGGCCCCAGCGCCCGAATGGCTTCGGGGACAACGTCCCGCTCACCCACCGAGCTCCCCCCGGATATCAGCACCACGTCGTGGGCCTCCACGGCGGTGCGCAGCCAGCTCTCGACGGCCGACAGGTCGTCAGGCAGGATGGGAAAGCGCACCGGGACCCCGCCTGCGCGTTGCACCAGCCCGCCCAGGGTGTAGGTGTTCATGTCCCGGACCTGCCCCAGGCGCGGGGACCGGTCCGGCGGGACAACC is a window of Armatimonadota bacterium DNA encoding:
- the moaC gene encoding cyclic pyranopterin monophosphate synthase MoaC; this encodes MRTRRRLTHLDRSGRARMVDVGSKPETARQAVARGEVVMRPQTLRLIQENQVAKGDVLTLAQVAGVMAAKRTHEVIPLAHPIPLTDVQVTCRPAPPDRVAVEAVARTVARTGVEMEALVAVAVAALTIYDMCKAVDRGMTVDRVRLVAKRGGRSGEFRRPGEPL
- a CDS encoding molybdopterin molybdotransferase MoeA; translation: MRAFRTLALPSEARDRYLAVLAPAPLGTETVPLEEALDRILAADLVAGEDLPPFDRCTVDGFAVRAADTAGAGEAAPVRLRLSGEVHMGQAAGAQVRPGEAVRVPTGGMLPPGADAVVMQEDVRADGATLEVRRALRPGENVLPRGEDVPAGSVVLRAGRRLRPQDLGILAGLGHSRVLVRRRPTVAIASSGDEVVPPDRSPRLGQVRDMNTYTLGGLVQRAGGVPVRFPILPDDLSAVESWLRTAVEAHDVVLISGGSSVGERDVVPEAIRALGPPGIVVRGVAIRPGKPTVLAVAGTRPVIGLPGNPVSAMVIFDVFVRPVLARLLGLAEDPRPGVRIRARAARALVAPAEREEHARVALEARGEDLWAHPLPAQSGLLTSMVRADGIVIVPAGARVDVGEPVEVELLED